One Kineosporia corallincola DNA window includes the following coding sequences:
- the mnmA gene encoding tRNA 2-thiouridine(34) synthase MnmA — MRVLAAMSGGVDSAVAAARAVDAGHEVVGVHLALARNPNTLRAGARGCCTIEDAGDARRVADILGIPFYVWDLAERFEQDVIDDFVAEYQTGRTPNPCVRCNQKIKFAALLDKAVALGFHAVSTGHYAQMIDGPHGPELHRAVDMGKDQSYVLAVLPPDRLARSLFPLGDTLKEDVRREAAERGLRVASKPDSHDICFISDGDTQGFLAKRLGRQPGPIVDTDGEKVGEHSGAYGFTVGQRRGLAIGRPAADGKPRYVLSIEPVSNTVVVGSAEELKVSGISGAEATWCAPVPEPGAELSAQVRAHGRAVPARLVGAGAGPVGSVGTLPVTVEVELGEPITGVATGQTLVLYRGTQVIGSSTISATR; from the coding sequence ATGAGGGTTCTGGCGGCGATGAGCGGCGGGGTCGACTCCGCCGTGGCCGCGGCGCGTGCGGTCGACGCCGGGCACGAGGTGGTCGGCGTGCACCTGGCGCTGGCCCGCAACCCGAACACGCTGCGGGCCGGGGCCCGGGGCTGCTGCACGATCGAAGACGCCGGTGACGCCCGCCGGGTCGCCGACATCCTCGGGATCCCGTTCTACGTGTGGGATCTGGCGGAGCGCTTCGAGCAGGACGTGATCGACGACTTCGTCGCCGAGTACCAGACCGGCCGCACCCCCAACCCGTGCGTGCGCTGCAACCAGAAGATCAAGTTCGCGGCCCTGCTCGACAAGGCCGTGGCGCTGGGCTTCCACGCGGTCAGCACCGGGCACTACGCCCAGATGATCGACGGCCCGCACGGCCCCGAGCTGCACCGTGCCGTCGACATGGGCAAGGACCAGTCGTACGTGCTCGCCGTGCTGCCGCCCGACCGGCTGGCCCGCTCGCTGTTCCCGCTCGGCGACACGCTGAAAGAGGATGTGCGCAGGGAGGCCGCCGAGCGCGGCCTGCGGGTGGCGAGCAAGCCCGACAGCCACGACATCTGCTTCATCTCGGACGGTGACACCCAGGGCTTCCTGGCCAAGCGCCTGGGCCGGCAGCCCGGGCCGATCGTCGACACCGACGGTGAGAAGGTCGGAGAGCACTCCGGCGCCTACGGTTTCACCGTGGGGCAGCGCCGAGGGCTGGCCATCGGACGGCCCGCCGCCGACGGCAAGCCGCGTTACGTGCTGTCGATCGAGCCGGTGTCGAACACCGTGGTGGTGGGATCGGCCGAGGAGCTGAAGGTGTCCGGCATCTCGGGGGCCGAGGCCACCTGGTGCGCTCCGGTGCCCGAGCCGGGTGCCGAGTTGTCGGCACAGGTCAGGGCGCACGGACGCGCGGTGCCGGCCCGGCTCGTGGGTGCCGGTGCGGGTCCGGTGGGTTCCGTGGGGACGCTTCCGGTCACCGTCGAGGTGGAGCTCGGCGAGCCGATCACCGGCGTCGCCACCGGCCAGACCCTGGTGCTGTACCGGGGCACCCAGGTGATCGGGTCGTCCACCATCAGCGCCACCCGCTGA
- a CDS encoding sensor histidine kinase — MPTVRLRAYRDLLLALVLAVVAFMPGNEMFAVVVGENRYRDADPLSVILLLAQTLPLALRRTRPAACLAVVGVAWGLYQALGYSPSSAGLGLYVALYSAGAHLARHRVRVAALVVAGYLAVSLAVHRKSFHGEPVQYLTYLMVLALCWLIGEGVRARVRAEAARRQAAEREAVADERARIARELHDVVTHHVTAMVVQAEALPFLLPDHTERVRDGLGTISTTGRAAMTDLRELLDVLHDPGSPAKDDRAPATESLETLIERARSAGQAIEFSRHGEPGTLPTGLGLALQRVVQESLTNALKHAPGRLTTVTVTHTAGAVGVSVVTAGVTGVTGRSAVGRSGSRPWARSGRGIAGMRDRVAAFGGELTAGREPDGGFAVRARLPLATART, encoded by the coding sequence GTGCCCACCGTCCGGCTGCGGGCCTACCGCGACCTGCTGCTGGCGCTGGTGCTGGCCGTGGTCGCGTTCATGCCCGGCAACGAGATGTTCGCCGTGGTGGTGGGCGAGAACCGGTACCGTGACGCCGACCCGCTGTCGGTGATCCTGCTTCTGGCCCAGACCCTTCCGCTGGCGCTGCGGCGCACCCGGCCGGCCGCCTGCCTGGCCGTGGTCGGCGTGGCCTGGGGGCTGTACCAGGCGCTCGGCTACTCGCCGAGCTCGGCCGGGCTGGGGCTGTACGTCGCCCTGTACAGCGCCGGGGCGCACCTGGCCCGGCACCGGGTGCGGGTGGCGGCCCTGGTGGTCGCGGGCTATCTGGCGGTGTCACTCGCGGTGCACCGGAAGAGTTTTCACGGTGAGCCGGTGCAGTACCTCACCTATCTGATGGTGCTGGCGCTGTGCTGGCTGATCGGCGAGGGGGTGCGGGCCCGGGTGCGGGCCGAGGCCGCCCGCCGGCAGGCGGCCGAGCGCGAGGCGGTGGCGGACGAGCGCGCCCGCATCGCCCGCGAACTGCACGACGTGGTGACCCATCACGTGACGGCGATGGTGGTGCAGGCCGAGGCCCTGCCGTTCCTGCTGCCCGATCACACCGAACGGGTGCGCGACGGCCTGGGCACGATCAGCACCACCGGCCGGGCCGCGATGACCGACCTGCGGGAACTGCTCGACGTGCTGCACGACCCGGGAAGCCCGGCCAAGGACGACCGGGCCCCGGCCACCGAGTCGCTGGAAACCCTGATCGAGCGCGCCCGTTCGGCCGGGCAGGCGATCGAGTTCAGCCGGCACGGCGAGCCGGGCACGCTGCCCACCGGTCTGGGGCTGGCGCTCCAGCGGGTGGTGCAGGAATCCCTGACCAATGCCCTCAAGCACGCCCCCGGACGTCTCACCACGGTGACCGTGACCCACACCGCCGGGGCGGTGGGGGTGTCGGTGGTGACGGCCGGCGTGACCGGCGTGACCGGCCGGTCTGCCGTCGGTCGTTCCGGCAGCCGGCCGTGGGCGCGCTCCGGCCGCGGGATCGCCGGGATGCGCGACCGGGTGGCCGCTTTCGGCGGCGAGCTGACGGCCGGCCGGGAGCCGGACGGCGGCTTCGCGGTGCGAGCCCGGCTGCCGCTGGCCACGGCCCGCACCTGA
- a CDS encoding VOC family protein: MFRHANQLLEAHVAIRTEHWRAGTPCWTELVVDDAEEAKAFYGPLLGWSFERSTSEHSLVVATVDGVEAAGISEIHEDVLRSPSEELGRPTGWLTYFATGNLAAAVEAVQANDGQVLLPPRPAGTRGHRAVACDPTGAPFGLWQAGDAIGAAHTREAGAFVWCDLRSSEPARARAFYGRVFGLTHEPLPPEAGGDGDYQTISLPGDPWPLGGIGPMMGETDASPYWLVYFQVRDLAHAQEFVESTGGRIERRAFDTPFGRMAAVRDPRGSRFWLMQPQQ, encoded by the coding sequence ATGTTCCGGCATGCGAACCAGCTACTGGAGGCGCACGTGGCAATCCGTACCGAGCACTGGCGCGCGGGAACGCCCTGCTGGACCGAGCTCGTGGTCGACGACGCCGAGGAGGCCAAGGCCTTCTACGGCCCGCTGCTCGGCTGGTCGTTCGAGCGCTCCACCTCGGAGCACTCCCTCGTGGTGGCCACGGTGGACGGCGTGGAGGCCGCCGGGATCAGCGAGATCCACGAGGACGTGCTGCGCAGCCCGAGCGAGGAGCTCGGCCGCCCGACCGGCTGGCTGACCTACTTCGCCACCGGGAACCTCGCCGCCGCGGTGGAGGCCGTGCAGGCCAACGACGGCCAGGTACTGCTGCCGCCGCGACCCGCCGGAACCCGTGGTCACCGGGCCGTGGCCTGCGATCCCACCGGCGCGCCGTTCGGCCTGTGGCAGGCGGGCGACGCGATCGGCGCCGCCCACACCCGCGAGGCCGGCGCCTTCGTCTGGTGCGACCTGCGCTCGTCGGAACCGGCCCGGGCCCGGGCCTTCTACGGCAGGGTCTTCGGTCTCACCCACGAACCGCTGCCGCCGGAGGCGGGCGGTGACGGCGATTACCAGACCATCTCGCTGCCCGGCGACCCGTGGCCGCTGGGCGGGATCGGCCCGATGATGGGCGAGACCGACGCATCCCCGTACTGGCTGGTGTATTTCCAGGTGCGCGATCTCGCCCACGCCCAGGAGTTCGTCGAGTCCACCGGCGGGCGCATCGAGCGCCGGGCCTTCGACACCCCGTTCGGCCGGATGGCCGCCGTGCGCGATCCGCGCGGCAGCCGGTTCTGGCTGATGCAGCCGCAGCAGTAG
- a CDS encoding class I SAM-dependent methyltransferase, with protein MRPEIPGPERVLPELRSLEPDPMLVRWLESHPVRGFARAAVIGHRWGVHVPYLASLGLPAQEFMLGSRLRRETGGPHLVPVDADGARLPAADGPFDLVVVFELIRPMMWGISARGVMESIVDLAVPGGTVLVIAAAAVQSDGRPWPLTGDELREFGSGDLELVERTEPDWRSMTIEYRRSTFPR; from the coding sequence GTGAGGCCCGAGATCCCCGGGCCGGAGCGGGTTCTGCCGGAACTCCGGTCCCTGGAGCCGGACCCGATGCTGGTGCGGTGGCTGGAGTCGCACCCGGTGCGCGGGTTCGCCCGGGCGGCCGTGATCGGGCACCGGTGGGGTGTGCACGTGCCGTACCTGGCCTCCCTCGGGCTGCCCGCCCAGGAGTTCATGCTGGGGTCCCGGTTGCGACGTGAAACCGGTGGCCCACACCTGGTTCCGGTCGACGCGGACGGTGCCCGGCTGCCGGCGGCGGATGGCCCGTTCGACCTGGTGGTGGTGTTCGAGCTGATCAGGCCGATGATGTGGGGCATCTCCGCGCGGGGGGTGATGGAGTCGATCGTCGACCTGGCGGTCCCGGGCGGCACCGTGCTGGTGATCGCGGCGGCCGCCGTGCAGAGCGACGGCCGACCGTGGCCGCTGACCGGCGACGAGCTGCGGGAGTTCGGCAGCGGGGACCTGGAGCTGGTGGAGCGCACGGAGCCGGACTGGCGGAGCATGACGATCGAGTACCGCCGTTCCACGTTCCCGCGGTGA
- the ligA gene encoding NAD-dependent DNA ligase LigA has protein sequence MGHVAESEMSGSPAEDVPAEIPEQARHRWAELADQIREHRFAYYVRDAPTVSDGEFDALMKQLEALEEQHPGLRTPDSPSQQVGGAWSTDFEPVDHLERMLSLDNAFSFDELREWAARVERDAGPVRYLCELKIDGLAINLLYENGKLVRGVTRGDGRTGEDVTPNVRTIRDIPHALTAVEGVPFPQRVEVRGEVFFPIEAFDELNATLVEQGRAPFANPRNAAAGSLRMKDARVTATRPLHMLVHGLGARAGFDIASQSGGYDLLRAWGLPTAATYRVVDGIDEVIAFVEHFGEHRHDQIHEIDGVVVKVDDVAQQRRLGATSRAPRWAIAFKYPPEEVNTRLLDIRVNVGRTGRVTPYGVMQPVLVAGSTVGMATLHNAFEVKRKGVLIGDTVVLRKAGDVIPEIVGPVAEARDGSEREFVMPTHCPECGTQLRYEKEGEKDIRCPNARSCPAQLRERLFHVAGRGAFDIEALGWEGAIALLQAGAVKDEGDLFDLTADVVRTVPLYTRKDGELSANGQKLLDNLEKAKSQPLWRVLVALSIRHVGPTAARALAQSLGSMQRIREATQEELAAVDGVGAVIAVAVKEWFAVDWHAEVVRRWAEAGVRMADEVDESVPRTLEGITVVVTGSLEGFSRDEAKEAILVRGGKASGSVSKKTHFVVAGESAGTKYDKAVQLGLPVLDEAGFRLLLERGPEAVTPPAPPEQA, from the coding sequence ATGGGACACGTGGCTGAGAGCGAGATGAGCGGTTCCCCTGCCGAGGACGTCCCGGCCGAGATCCCGGAGCAGGCACGGCATCGGTGGGCCGAGCTGGCCGACCAGATCCGTGAGCACCGGTTCGCCTACTACGTGCGCGACGCGCCGACGGTCTCCGACGGCGAGTTCGACGCACTGATGAAACAGCTGGAGGCGCTGGAGGAGCAGCATCCCGGCCTGCGCACGCCCGACTCGCCCAGTCAGCAGGTGGGCGGGGCCTGGTCCACCGACTTCGAGCCGGTCGACCACCTGGAGCGCATGCTCAGCCTCGACAACGCCTTCAGCTTCGACGAGCTGCGGGAGTGGGCGGCCCGGGTCGAGCGCGACGCCGGTCCGGTGCGCTACCTGTGCGAGCTCAAGATCGACGGCCTGGCCATCAATCTGCTCTACGAGAACGGCAAACTGGTGCGCGGCGTCACCCGGGGCGACGGCCGCACCGGTGAAGACGTCACGCCGAACGTCCGCACCATCCGCGACATCCCGCACGCGCTCACCGCGGTCGAGGGGGTGCCGTTCCCGCAGCGGGTCGAGGTGCGCGGCGAGGTGTTCTTCCCGATCGAGGCCTTCGACGAGCTCAACGCCACGCTGGTCGAGCAGGGCAGGGCGCCGTTCGCGAACCCGCGCAACGCCGCGGCCGGCTCGCTGCGCATGAAAGACGCCCGGGTCACGGCCACCCGCCCGCTGCACATGCTGGTGCACGGGCTGGGGGCCCGGGCCGGGTTCGACATCGCCTCGCAGTCGGGCGGTTACGACCTGCTCCGGGCCTGGGGGCTGCCCACGGCCGCCACCTACCGGGTGGTCGACGGCATCGACGAGGTGATCGCGTTCGTCGAGCACTTCGGCGAGCACCGGCACGACCAGATCCACGAGATCGACGGCGTGGTGGTCAAGGTCGACGACGTGGCGCAGCAGCGCCGGCTCGGCGCCACCAGCCGGGCGCCGCGCTGGGCCATCGCCTTCAAGTACCCGCCGGAAGAGGTGAACACCCGGCTGCTCGACATCCGGGTCAACGTCGGCCGCACCGGCCGGGTCACGCCCTACGGGGTGATGCAGCCGGTGCTGGTGGCCGGGTCCACCGTCGGGATGGCCACGCTGCACAACGCTTTCGAGGTGAAGCGCAAGGGCGTGCTGATCGGCGACACGGTGGTGCTGCGCAAGGCGGGCGACGTGATCCCGGAGATCGTCGGGCCGGTGGCCGAGGCCCGCGACGGCAGTGAGCGCGAGTTCGTCATGCCCACCCACTGCCCGGAGTGCGGCACCCAGCTGCGCTACGAGAAGGAGGGCGAGAAAGACATCCGCTGCCCCAACGCCCGGTCCTGCCCGGCGCAGTTGCGGGAGCGGCTGTTCCACGTGGCCGGGCGGGGCGCGTTCGACATCGAGGCGCTGGGCTGGGAGGGGGCGATCGCCCTGCTCCAGGCCGGGGCGGTGAAAGACGAGGGTGACCTGTTCGACCTCACCGCCGACGTGGTGCGCACCGTGCCGCTCTACACGCGTAAAGACGGCGAGCTGTCGGCCAACGGGCAGAAGCTGCTCGACAACCTGGAGAAGGCCAAGAGCCAGCCGCTGTGGCGGGTTCTCGTGGCGCTGTCGATCCGGCACGTGGGGCCCACGGCGGCCCGGGCGCTGGCGCAGTCGCTGGGGTCGATGCAGCGCATCCGCGAGGCCACGCAGGAAGAGCTGGCCGCCGTCGACGGGGTGGGCGCGGTGATCGCGGTGGCGGTGAAGGAGTGGTTCGCCGTCGACTGGCACGCCGAGGTGGTGCGCCGCTGGGCCGAGGCCGGGGTGCGGATGGCCGACGAGGTGGACGAGTCGGTGCCGCGCACGCTGGAGGGGATCACGGTGGTGGTGACCGGCTCGCTGGAGGGCTTCAGCCGCGACGAGGCCAAGGAGGCGATTCTGGTGCGCGGCGGCAAGGCCTCCGGAAGTGTCTCCAAGAAGACGCATTTCGTGGTGGCGGGCGAGAGCGCGGGCACCAAGTACGACAAGGCGGTGCAGCTCGGGCTCCCGGTGCTCGACGAGGCCGGGTTCCGGTTGCTGCTGGAGCGGGGGCCTGAGGCGGTCACGCCCCCCGCCCCGCCGGAGCAGGCGTGA
- a CDS encoding FAD-binding dehydrogenase, whose amino-acid sequence MDADVIVVGAGLAGLVATAELADAGKRVLLLDQESGQNLGGQAFWSFGGLFLVDTPEQRRMGITDSHDLAWQDWQDTAGFDRDEDLWPRRWAEAYVDFAAGEKRPWLAGLGLKWFPMVGWAERGEGRPGGIGNTVPRFHITWGTGPGVVAPFERRVREAVAKGLVTLAFRHRVDELTVLDGTVTGVSGTLLDEDRRPRGVASNRRRAGTFSFGAQAVIVTSGGIGGNHDLVREAWPERLGTAPSTLVTGVPAHVDGRMIGITQQAGGTVVNPDRMWHYTEGLHNWDAIWPGHGIRILPGPSSLWVDARGHRLPPHLYPGADTLGTLEHLRGTGYDHSWFVLNQKIVEKEFTLSGSEQNPDITGKSLRKLLARVRPGPSGPVQAFLDNGVDFVIRDDLPGLVEAMNATTAEPLLDLATVEKSVLERDRQIVDPSSTDAQILAIRDLRGYALNRLLRTAGERRLLDPKAGPLIAVRLTVLTRKTLGGLHTDLDSRVLGADGEPVPGLYAAGECAGFGGGGVHGYRALEGTFLGGCLFSGRTAGRSAARTVI is encoded by the coding sequence ATGGACGCTGACGTCATCGTGGTGGGGGCAGGACTGGCCGGGCTGGTCGCGACGGCCGAGCTCGCGGACGCGGGAAAGCGGGTGCTGCTGCTCGACCAGGAGTCCGGGCAGAACCTCGGCGGTCAGGCGTTCTGGTCGTTCGGCGGGCTGTTTCTGGTGGACACTCCGGAGCAGCGGCGGATGGGGATCACCGACTCCCACGACCTGGCCTGGCAGGACTGGCAGGACACGGCCGGTTTCGACCGCGACGAAGACCTCTGGCCACGGCGCTGGGCGGAGGCCTACGTCGACTTCGCGGCCGGCGAGAAACGGCCCTGGCTGGCCGGGCTCGGGCTGAAGTGGTTCCCGATGGTCGGCTGGGCCGAGCGCGGCGAGGGCCGGCCGGGCGGTATCGGCAACACCGTGCCGCGGTTCCACATCACCTGGGGAACGGGGCCCGGCGTGGTCGCGCCGTTCGAGCGGAGGGTGCGCGAGGCCGTGGCGAAAGGCCTGGTCACGCTGGCCTTCCGGCACCGGGTCGACGAGCTGACGGTGCTGGACGGCACAGTTACCGGGGTCAGCGGCACTCTGCTCGACGAGGACCGGCGCCCGCGCGGCGTGGCGAGCAACCGCCGCCGGGCGGGCACGTTCAGCTTCGGGGCACAGGCCGTGATCGTCACCTCCGGAGGTATCGGCGGCAATCACGACCTGGTGCGGGAGGCCTGGCCGGAGCGGCTCGGCACCGCGCCGTCCACTCTGGTGACCGGGGTGCCCGCGCACGTGGACGGCCGGATGATCGGCATCACCCAGCAGGCCGGCGGCACGGTGGTCAACCCGGACCGGATGTGGCACTACACCGAGGGCCTGCACAACTGGGACGCGATCTGGCCGGGCCACGGCATCCGCATCCTGCCCGGCCCGTCGTCGCTGTGGGTCGACGCCCGCGGCCACCGGCTGCCCCCGCACCTCTACCCGGGCGCCGACACCCTGGGCACGCTGGAGCACCTGCGCGGCACCGGGTACGACCACAGCTGGTTCGTGCTGAACCAGAAGATCGTCGAGAAGGAGTTCACGCTCAGCGGTTCCGAGCAGAACCCCGACATCACCGGGAAGTCGCTGCGCAAGCTGCTGGCCCGGGTGCGCCCCGGTCCGTCCGGGCCGGTGCAGGCGTTCCTCGACAACGGCGTGGACTTCGTGATCCGCGACGACCTGCCCGGCCTGGTCGAGGCGATGAACGCGACCACCGCCGAACCGCTGCTCGACCTGGCCACGGTGGAGAAGTCGGTGCTGGAACGGGACCGGCAGATCGTCGACCCGTCGTCCACCGACGCGCAGATCCTGGCCATCCGCGACCTGCGGGGCTACGCCCTGAACCGGCTGCTGCGCACGGCCGGTGAGCGGCGGCTGCTCGACCCGAAGGCCGGCCCGCTGATCGCGGTGCGGCTCACCGTGCTCACCCGCAAGACGCTCGGCGGTCTGCACACCGACCTGGACTCCCGGGTGCTCGGCGCGGACGGCGAGCCGGTGCCCGGACTGTACGCGGCGGGGGAGTGCGCCGGGTTCGGCGGTGGCGGGGTGCACGGCTACCGCGCCCTGGAGGGCACCTTCCTCGGTGGCTGCCTGTTCAGCGGGAGGACGGCGGGCAGGTCGGCCGCACGCACCGTGATCTGA
- the nhaA gene encoding Na+/H+ antiporter NhaA, which translates to MAVSLRPGPPLRFVTPSMTPALRRYIANEAGSAAVLLAASVLALVWVNSPWSESYHHLWELPVRMGIGDAVFELDLHHFVNDAAMAVFFMVVGLEVARETIAGELSDRRIMSVPAIGAVGGLCVPILIYLAINGLFGDGGEAMHGWGIVMSSDTAFVLGVLALFGPRCPDRLRLFLLALAVVDDIGAIAVMAIFYSDDIQIVPLLVMIGILALFLALRWIGVWRLEPYLALTLALWFAAYACGVHPTLAGVLAGLLIPASSPESSRGRELVVFGRALIENPSADGVRLANLAASATVSANQRLQSWLHPWSAFVVIPAFGLANAGVELSAETLEAAATSTVTIGVALGLILGNGLGITAFSIAALRTGVGVLPGGVRYGHLFGAALLAGIGFTISLFITDLAFTDQLLRDEAKIGILVGSLVAAVIGAWALRVMGERMPLCSPAGDSAPPELPPLPWTAPQFPKAFGR; encoded by the coding sequence ATGGCCGTCTCTCTGCGACCGGGACCTCCCCTGCGGTTCGTCACCCCCTCGATGACGCCGGCGCTGCGCCGCTACATCGCCAACGAGGCGGGCAGCGCCGCGGTGCTGCTGGCCGCCAGCGTGCTCGCGCTGGTCTGGGTGAACTCGCCGTGGAGCGAGAGCTACCACCACCTGTGGGAGCTGCCGGTGCGGATGGGCATCGGCGACGCGGTGTTCGAGCTCGACCTGCACCATTTCGTGAACGACGCCGCGATGGCGGTGTTCTTCATGGTGGTCGGCCTGGAGGTGGCCCGCGAGACGATCGCCGGTGAGCTGAGCGACCGCCGCATCATGAGCGTGCCCGCCATCGGGGCGGTCGGCGGCCTGTGCGTGCCCATCCTCATCTACCTGGCGATCAACGGGCTGTTCGGGGACGGCGGAGAGGCCATGCACGGCTGGGGCATCGTGATGTCGAGCGACACCGCGTTCGTGCTCGGCGTGCTGGCCCTGTTCGGCCCGCGCTGCCCGGACCGGCTGCGGCTGTTCCTGCTGGCCCTGGCCGTGGTCGACGACATCGGCGCGATCGCGGTGATGGCGATCTTCTACTCCGACGACATCCAGATCGTGCCGCTGCTCGTGATGATCGGGATCCTGGCCCTGTTCCTGGCGCTGCGCTGGATCGGTGTCTGGCGGCTGGAGCCGTACCTCGCGCTCACCCTGGCGCTGTGGTTCGCCGCCTACGCCTGCGGGGTGCACCCCACGCTGGCCGGGGTGCTGGCCGGCCTGCTGATCCCGGCCTCGTCACCGGAGAGCAGCCGCGGCCGGGAACTCGTCGTGTTCGGCCGCGCCCTGATCGAGAACCCGAGTGCGGACGGCGTGAGGCTCGCGAATCTCGCGGCGTCGGCCACCGTCTCGGCCAACCAGCGGCTCCAGAGCTGGCTGCACCCCTGGTCGGCGTTCGTCGTGATCCCGGCGTTCGGCCTGGCCAACGCCGGGGTCGAGTTGAGCGCCGAGACGCTGGAGGCCGCCGCGACGTCCACCGTCACCATCGGTGTGGCCCTGGGCCTGATCCTGGGCAACGGCCTGGGCATCACCGCGTTCTCGATCGCCGCGCTGCGCACGGGCGTGGGCGTGCTGCCCGGCGGCGTGCGCTACGGGCACCTGTTCGGGGCGGCGCTGCTGGCCGGCATCGGCTTCACCATCTCGCTGTTCATCACCGACCTGGCCTTCACCGACCAGCTGCTGCGTGACGAGGCGAAGATCGGCATCCTGGTCGGTTCGCTGGTCGCGGCCGTGATCGGGGCCTGGGCGCTGCGGGTGATGGGGGAGCGGATGCCGCTGTGCTCACCGGCCGGCGACAGCGCCCCGCCGGAACTACCTCCCCTGCCGTGGACGGCGCCGCAGTTCCCGAAGGCGTTCGGCCGCTGA
- a CDS encoding DsbA family protein, whose protein sequence is MSQDVSRDVDPTNPAGPDEGTPALAPFNAVAVRDTDTSRIGLPDNDSATARHVFGNPEAEVCIVEFGDYECPYCAGAAPVLHEVVEASDGRVRLVFQNFPLFETHAFALTAALAAESAEATGGPEVFWKMHHKLFKNQSRLTDADLRLYAGYVGADPERATGEAAQEFAPLVQADYAAGVASGVSGTPTLFIDGAAYQGVVDVPSLRRATSGRRSDGTAGATGMAGTTGGSAGGLRRFFGRG, encoded by the coding sequence GTGTCACAGGACGTGTCACGAGACGTCGACCCCACGAACCCGGCAGGGCCCGACGAGGGCACTCCCGCGCTGGCGCCGTTCAACGCCGTCGCGGTGCGTGACACCGACACCTCGCGGATCGGCCTGCCCGACAACGACTCCGCCACCGCCCGCCACGTGTTCGGCAACCCGGAGGCGGAGGTCTGCATCGTCGAGTTCGGCGACTACGAGTGCCCGTACTGCGCCGGCGCCGCCCCGGTACTGCACGAGGTGGTCGAGGCGTCGGACGGCCGGGTACGGCTGGTGTTCCAGAACTTCCCGCTGTTCGAGACCCACGCCTTCGCCCTGACCGCGGCGCTGGCGGCGGAGTCGGCCGAGGCCACCGGCGGCCCCGAGGTGTTCTGGAAGATGCACCACAAGCTGTTCAAGAACCAGAGCCGGCTGACCGACGCCGACCTGCGCCTGTACGCCGGCTACGTGGGCGCCGACCCGGAGCGCGCCACCGGCGAGGCGGCCCAGGAGTTCGCGCCGCTGGTGCAGGCCGACTACGCGGCGGGCGTCGCCAGCGGGGTGTCCGGCACCCCCACCCTGTTCATCGACGGCGCCGCCTACCAGGGTGTGGTCGACGTGCCGTCCCTGCGCCGGGCGACCAGCGGCCGGCGTTCCGACGGCACGGCCGGCGCGACCGGGATGGCCGGCACGACCGGCGGCTCGGCGGGCGGGCTACGGCGCTTCTTCGGGCGGGGCTGA
- the gatC gene encoding Asp-tRNA(Asn)/Glu-tRNA(Gln) amidotransferase subunit GatC, with the protein MPAISRDEVAHLAGLARIEMSPDELDRMAGQLDVILGAVAQVREVAGDDVPATSHPMPLVNVTRPDEPRPGLSAEQALAGAPAQQEQRFRVPRILEED; encoded by the coding sequence ATGCCCGCCATCTCGCGCGATGAGGTGGCCCACCTCGCCGGACTGGCCCGGATCGAGATGAGTCCCGACGAGCTGGACCGGATGGCCGGTCAGCTCGACGTCATCCTCGGAGCCGTCGCCCAGGTCCGTGAGGTGGCCGGGGACGACGTGCCCGCCACGTCGCACCCGATGCCACTCGTCAACGTGACCCGCCCGGACGAGCCGCGCCCCGGCCTGTCCGCGGAGCAGGCACTCGCGGGAGCCCCGGCCCAGCAGGAGCAGCGTTTCCGCGTGCCCCGAATTCTCGAGGAGGACTGA